The window GACGTCAAGCCTGGAGATCCTCTCCTGATTGATGACGGTAAGGTCACTCTCCGTGTTCTCGAAACTGACGGAACTGTTGTCACCACCGTTGTTGAGGTTCCTGGACCCGTATCTAACAACAAGGGCATCAACCTTCCTGGTGTTGCTGTGAACGTTCCTGCCCTCTCCGACAAGGACGAAGCAGACCTGCGTTGGGGCCTTCGCTTGGGCGCGGACTTCATTGCATTGAGCTTTGTTCGTGATGCTGCTGACATCAAGCGAGTCCACGAAATCATGGATGAAGAAGGCGTTCGTCTTCCCGTTATTGCCAAGGTTGAAAAGCCACAGGCTGTCGACAACTTGGAAGAAATCGTTGACGCTTTTGATGCCATCATGGTTGCTCGTGGTGACCTTGGTGTTGAGCTTCCTCTCGAGGCAGTTCCTATTGTCCAGAAGCGTGCCGTAGAACTCGCTCGTCGTTGGGCAAAGCCTGTCATTGTGGCAACTCAGGTTCTCGAATCCATGATCTCAAGCCCTCGTCCCACTCGTGCAGAGGCATCTGACTGTGCCAACGCTGTTCTGGATGGAACGGACGCTGTCATGCTCTCGGGTGAAACCAGTGTCGGTGAATTCCCCACGATTACCGTTGCAACTATGGCTCGCATCATCGAGTCCACTGAAGACCACGGTATTGAGCGAATTCCTGAGCTCGGCACCAAGCCTCGTACCCAGGGTGGCGCAATTACCTTGGCTGCTAAGGAAGTTGCCGAGTTCGTTGATGCAAAATACCTCTGTGTGTTCACCGAATCCGGCGACTCTGCTCGCCGTATGGCTCGCTTGCGTTCAGACATCCCCATGATTGTTCTGACCCCACACGAGCACATTCGTCGCCGTATGGCACTGACCTGGGGCGTCAAGTCTTACTTGGTTGATGCAGTAACTCACACTGATCAGATGTTCGGTCAGGTAGATGACCTACTTCTCGGTGAAGGATTGGCAGAAGCCGGCGACAAGGTCGTCGTTATTGCTGGTTCCCCTCCCGGAATCGCAGGTTCTACCAACGACCTTCGTGTTCACAAGGTGGGAGATGCACGCAACGCTGCAGCTCCCGCCTACGAGAACCTCTAGGCTCACACAAAGAAAAGCCCCTCACATGAGGGGCTTTTCTTATTGGTGCCGAATGTGGGACTTGAACCCACACGTCCGAAGACAAAGCATTTTGAGTGCTCCGCGTCTGCCATTCCGCCAATTCGGCTGATATATCTTCAAGAATATCCTAGGCTGGAGGCATGGCCGACCAAGAGATCCAAACACCCACCAAACGTCGTGTTGTTGTTGCAGAAGATGAGTCCCTTATCCGCATGGATATCGTTGAAACTCTTCGCGACAACGGTTTTGATGTTGTGGGGGAGGCTGGCGATGGTGAAGCAGCCGTTGCTTTGGCAAAAGAACTTCGCCCTGATCTCGTAGTGATGGACGTGAAGATGCCCAAGCTTGATGGCATTTCTGCTGCAGATCAGCTCAACAAAGAGCACATCGCACCCGTTGTTCTCTTGACTGCGTTCAGTCAGAAAGAACTCGTCGAGCGCGCCACAGAGGCAGGTGCACTGGCCTATGTTGTGAAGCCTTTCACTCCCAATGACTTACTTCCTGCTGTTGAGATCGCACTTTCTCGTTGGGCGCAGATTGTTGCTTTGGAAAATGAGGTTGCAGACCTCTCTGAGCGTTTCGAGACTCGCAAGATTGTCGACATTGCTAAGGGCATTCTCAACGAAAAGATGGGTCTGACGGAACCAGAAGCTTTCCGTTGGATTCAAAAGGCATCGATGGATCGCCGACTGACCATGAAAGATGTTGCTGTCACGATTGTGGACCAGCTGGGTTCAGACAAAAAGGAAAAGAAGTAACCTACTTCTTTCTGTCCTTGATGAAGTTCGTCAAACGAATGGTTGACAGTCGTCGACCATTCTCATCTGTGCAGACGATTTCGTGAGTGGTGAGGGTGCGTCCTAGGTGAAGAGCCTTACAGGTTGCTGTCACAAAACCTTCTGAAATACTGCCGGTGTGTGTGGCGCTGACTTCGATACCGACAGCAACACGGCCTTCACCAGCAAACATGTTTGCAGCAATAGACCCGAGTCCTTCAGCAATGACGACATACGCACCGCCGTGCAAGATTCCTACTGACTGGGTGTTGCCTTCGACGGGCATTGTGGCAACAGCGTATTCAGGGGAGAGCTCGTGGAGTTGAATGCCCATCTTGTCCCACAGGGGTCCGGCAGAAAATCCGCGGAACTGCTCAAGATCCAGTACAGGTGGGCGAACATATTCAGAAGACATTGAAGATTCCTCGTGAGCTAGGTCTTACGTGCTGTGTAGGCTTGGCACGTGTCGAATAACGCCCAGCCTACCCTTATGGTCATTGATGGGCATTCGCTCGCTTTCCGGGCGTTTTATGCTCTTCCGGTAGACAGTTTCCGAACTGCTGATGGCCAGCACACCAACGCCATTCATGGCTTTATCTCCATGATGTTGAACCTGTTGGCAAAGGAAAAGCCCACTCACTTGGCAGTGGCTTTCGATATCTCTCGCTATTCGTTTCGCACCCGGGAGTACCCCGAGTACAAAGGGACTCGTGGAGAAACTCCGCCTGAGTTCATTGGTCAAGTACCTCTCCTTCAAGATGCACTTCACGCAATGGGTATCACGACCATCACTAAAGAAGATTTTGAGGCGGATGACATTCTCGCCACGCTTGCTGCTCAAGGCTCTGCTCAAGATTTCAAAGTCTTAGTTGTTTCAGGTGACCGGGACACTATCCAACTCATCGATGACAATGTCACGTTGCTGTATCCGTCCAAACAAGGTGTTTCGGAACTCACGCGTTATGACGCAGCCAAAGTGTTTGAACGCTATGGCATTCAACCTCATCAGTACCCAGAGATTGCTGCCTTGGTCGGTGAAACCAGCGACAACTTGCCTGGTATTCCGAAGGTGGGTGAGAAGACCGCTGTTAAGTGGATCAACGAATATGGATCCCTCGAAGAAATCCTTCGTCGAGCCGATGAAATCGGTGGCAAAGTTGGCGAAAGTCTCCGAGAGTTCAAAGAAAACGCAATCAGGAACCGCCGACTCAATCGACTGATTCCAGACGTTGATCTTCCCGTTGGACCTGCAGATTTAGAGCGACTTCCTTTTGATTCTGAGTCAGTTAAAGAAGTCTTCGGTCGTCTCGAGTTCAAATCTTTGTTGACACGAGTGCTTGCACTCAATGGTGAGCAGGATTCGACTTCGACCGCGACAAAACCATCACCATCAGTAGCTCCTGTGGTTGATGAAGTGCGTTCGGAGCCTGTGGCAGCTGCCCAGGCTCCGCGTTCTCAGCAACTTCTCGATGAGGAGCTCGCAGCGTGGCTCCACAGAGCATCTGAGACCTCTCCACAGGGTGTTGCGGTTGAGCTTGAGGTTTATGCCACGGGTATCGCAGTTGTGGGCTTAGCGACAGAAACTGAAACGGTCTCCATTCCGTGGTCACCTGTGCAAGCCGATATGAAGCCTTTGATTGAATGGTTTGCCGGTCCCACTCCCAAGATCTTCCACGGTGCTAAAGAACAGATCAAGGCACTGTTATCGCTAGGTATTCCACTGGAGAACCTCGGTTTTGATACTGAGATAGCCGATTGGGTATTGCGACCCGATTCCTCCAAGCGAGAGCTTGCTGATCTTGTCAAGCTTTACCTCAATGAAGTACTTCCCACCCCCGACCCCAACCAGCTCGTTCCTGATGATTCGGAACTTGATGCCGGTGGACGTGCATGGTTTGTGAACCGTATCGATTCTGCAATCCGTGACCGCATGGAAGCAGCAACTCTTGCCCTCTTCCTTGAGATTGAGATTCCTTCGTTGACCACACTCGCTGCCATGGAAATGCGTGGCGTCACGGTAAATAAAGACAAACTTCAAGCACTCTCTGACGAGCTCGGAATCCGAGCAGAAACAGCAAAGAACGAAGCATTTGCCGTCATTGGACGAGAAGTGAACCTCGCCTCACCCAAGCAGCTTCAAGAAGTGTTGTTTGACCAGCTCGGTATGCCGAAAACCCGTGCAACGAAAACCGGTTACACCACAGATGCAACTGCTTTGGCGGATCTCCAAGCAACGAATCCGCATCCGTTCTTAGGTCTGTTACTTGAACACCGTGATGTGACCAAGCTCAAGCAAATTGTGGAGACGCTGATTTTGGCTATTGGGCCAGACGGCAGAATCCACACCACCTATGGCCAAACAGGAACAAGCACAGGCCGCTTATCTTCTGCGAACCCGAATTTGCAAAACATTCCCATTCGAACTGCGGATGGTCGTCGAATCCGCGAGGCTTTTGAAGTCGGAGAAGGCTTCGACGCTCTGTTTACAGCTGACTATTCACAAATTGAAATGCGCATCATGGCGCACTTCTCAGAGGATGAAGGCCTGATTGAAGCCTTTATCTCCGGTGAAGATCTCCACAAGTTTGTGGGTGCACGTGTCTTTGGTGTGGAACCTGGCGAAGTAACAGGAGAAATGCGCAGTCAAGTCAAAGCAATGAGCTACGGCCTCGCTTATGGTTTGAGTGCTTTTGGTCTTGCGCGTCAGCTTGGCATCGATAATTCGGCAGCTAAGAAGCTTATGGCAGACTATTTCCAGCGTTTTGGGGGAGTGCGCGACTATCTGCGCAACGTCGTTGAACAGGCCCGAGCACAGGGATATACCGAAACACTCTTCGGTCGCAGGAGGCCATTCCCTGATTTGGCAAGCCCCAACCGTGTTTTCCGAGACAACGCAGAACGTGCTGCTCTGAACGCACCAATGCAGGGAACAGCAGCAGACATCATGAAGATCGCCATGATCGGTATTGAGCAGGACCTCGTTGCACTTGGGCTGAAGTCTCAATTGTTGCTTCAAGTACATGACGAATTGGTTCTCGAAGTTATTGAATCCGAACGTGAACAGGTCGAGAAGATTGTGACCGACAGAATGTCTCATGCTGCGAAGCTGAGGGTTCCTCTCGACGTGCAAATTGGTGTCGGAGCTAATTGGAATGAAGCTGCCCACTAGTCCGATATCCGCGAGTTTGCGCGGAAGTCTGCTGTGAAGTAATCTGAGAGATGCACATTTGTGCGTTCTATCCGTCTGCCCGAAAGACAATTCAACAGTTCGCTGTGTCTGAAGGCCTGAAGTAAGTAAATACTGGAGCACGTTTTACATGACGCTTGTAGCAAAGAAGGCAGCCGCTCAGGTTGCAATCAACGACATCGGTTCTGCTGAGGACTTCCTCGCCGCTGTCGAAAAGACCCTCAAGTTTTTCAACGATGGTGACCTCATTGAAGGCACCGTTGTCAAGGTAGATCGCGACGAGGTTCTCCTTGACGTTGGCTACAAGACCGAAGGTGTTATCCCTTCTCGTGAACTTTCCATCAAGCACGACATTGACCCCTCTGAGGTAGTCAAGGTTGGCGACACCGTTGAGGCACTCGTTCTTCAGAAGGAAGATAAAGAAGGTCGCCTCATCCTCTCCAAGAAGCGCGCACAGTACGAGCGTGCATGGGGCGATGTTGAAAAGATCAAGGACGCAGACGGCATCGTTACCGGTTCGGTTATCGAAGTTGTTAAGGGTGGTCTGATCGTAGACATCGGTCTGCGTGGATTCCTTCCTGCATCTCTCATCGAGCTTCGTCGCGTTCGCGACCTCACTCCTTACCTCGGCCAGGACATCGAAGCCAAGATCCTCGAGCTGGACAAGAACCGTAACAACGTTGTTCTTTCTCGCCGTGCACTTCTTGAGCAGACTCAGTCCGAGAGCCGCAGCACCTTCCTGGTTAACCTCCAGAAGGGTCAGATCCGTAAGGGTGTCGTTTCTTCGATCGTCAACTTCGGTGCATTCGTTGACCTCGGTGGCGTAGACGGTCTCGTCCACGTATCTGAGCTCTCCTGGAAGCACATCGAGCACGCTTCTGAGGTTGTTGAAGTTGGCCAGGAAGTTACCGTCGAAATCCTCGAGGTTGACATGGACCGCGAGCGTGTATCGCTCTCGCTCAAGGCAACTCAGGAAGACCCATGGCAGGTATTTGCCCGTACCCACGCAATCGGTCAGGTTGCTCCCGGTAAGGTCACCAAGCTTGTTCCATTCGGTGCATTCGTTCGCGTTGCAGACGGCATCGAAGGTCTCGTCCACATCTCTGAGCTCTCCGGCAAGCACGTTGAACTCGCAGAGCAGGTTGTTTCTGTTGGTGACGACGTATTCGTCAAGGTCATCGACATCGACCTCGAGCGTCGCCGCATCTCTCTCAGCCTCAAGCAGGCTAACGAGGGTGTTGACCCCGAAGGTACCGAGTTTGACCCAGCTCTCTACGGCATGCTCACCGAGTATGACGAGAGCGGCAACTACAAGTACCCAGAGGGCTTCGACCCAGAGACCAACGAATGGCGTGAAGGTTTCGACACCGCACGCGAGAAGTGGGAACTGGACTACGCAGCAGCTCAGGCTCGTTGGGAACAGCACAAGATCCAGGTCAAGGCAGCTAACGAAGCCGAAGCCAACATTCCTGATGCTCCAGCAGCTGCAGCTTCTGAAAGCACCTCATTCTCTAGCGAGGCAGCATCTGCTGGTACCCTCGCAGACGACGAGTCGCTTGCAGCTCTTCGCGAGAAGCTTGCTGGCAACTAGTCTGCAGAGTTATTTGATGGGTGGGTCCTTCGGGGCCCACCCATTAATCGTTAAGCTGGGCATATGAAACTGATTGGTCTCACAGGAGGTATTGGCTCAGGCAAATCTACGATTGCTAGGCGTTTAGCCAATCATGGTGCCGTCATCATTGATGCTGACCAAGTAGCACGTGACGTTGTAGAGCCAGGACAACCGGCACTAGAGGCAATCTTTGACGCTCTTGGTCATGATCTGCGTCAGCCAGATGGTTCTCTCAATCGAAGTGCCTTGGGCTCCATCGTGTTTACAGACAAGAGCAAACTTGAAGTGCTGAACTCGATCGTTCATCCTGCGGTAAAAGCACGCACTCTGTCGTTGTTTGCTCAGGCGCCAGAAGGTTCTGTTGTTGTCTATGACGTTCCCCTGTTGGTCGAAGCGTCAGTGGATTACCCCTTTGAGGAAATTATCGTTGCTAGTGCTCCTGAAAGCGTTCGAATCGAACGGCTGATGGAGCACCGAGGTATGACTGAGGCGGAAGCTGCTTCACGAATTGAGTCTCAGGCACCTGAAGAAGACCGACTCAAAATTGCTAACCATGTCATCGATACGAGCGGTGACATTTCCCATACTTACGCTCAGGTTGACGCTCTCTGGACTCAGCTTAAAAACGTAGACTAGGGGAGTGGACCCACGACGATCTGAGAAGCCTTTCAAGGTCGTTAGCGAGTATTCACCCAGTGGTGATCAACCCACTGCTATTGCTGAATTAGCAGGCCGGATCAACGCAGGTGAGACCGATGTTGTCCTCCTAGGTGCTACAGGTACTGGTAAATCTGCAACAACGGCATGGCTTGTTGAAGCAGTTCAGAGACCAACCCTGATCCTTGCGCACAACAAGACGCTGGCGGCTCAGCTCGCGACCGAATTCCGCGAGCTGCTTCCCAATAATGCTGTTGAGTATTTCGTCTCCTACTACGACTACTACCAGCCTGAAGCGTATGTCCCTCAGACCGATACCTTCATCGAGAAGGACAGCTCCATCAACGCAGAAGTTGAACGTCTCAGGCACTCCACTACGAACTCTCTCCTGACCAGGCGTGATGTTGTAGTTGTTTCCACTGTGTCGTGTATCTATGGTCTGGGTGCTCCGCAAGAGTACTTAGAGGCCATGATTACGCTGTCCGTGGGGGAGAGGATTCCCCGAGAAGCCATTCTTCGTCAATTCGTCTCAATGCAGTATTCACGCAATGACATTGACTTCTCCCGAGGAAACTTCAGAGTTCGCGGAGACACCATAGAAATCATCCCAATGTATGAAGAGCTTGCTGTTCGCATTGAGATGTTCGGTGATGAAATTGAAGCGCTTTATAGCCTCCACCCACTCACAGGTGATGTTGTCGAAAAGCTCGATATGGTTTCCGTCTTCCCAGCTTCGCATTACGTAGCCAGTGAAGAAATTATGAAAAAAGCCATTTTCACGATCCGTGAAGAAATGGAAGAACGTGTTGCGGAATTTGAGAAGCAAGGGAAGCTTCTTGAAGCTCAACGCCTGCGCATGCGCACCACCTTTGACCTGGAGATGATGCAACAGATCGGCTTCTGTTCAGGTATTGAGAATTATTCACGTCACATTGATGTGCGCGAGCCCGGCGAAGCTCCACAGTGTCTCTTGGACTACTTCCCGGATGACTTCCTCTGTGTCATTGACGAATCTCACGTGACGGTTCCACAAATAGGTGCCATGCACGAAGGCGACGCTTCTCGTAAGCGAACACTCGTCGAACACGGTTTCCGTCTTCCATCTGCAATGGATAACAGACCCCTCCGTTTCGATGAATTCAAAGAACGTGTTGGTCAAACCGTCTATCTTTCGGCCACCCCCGGTAAGTACGAAATGGGTATCGCCGACGGCGTTGTTGAACAAATCATTCGTCCTACCGGTCTCGTAGATCCTCAGATTGTGATCAAGCCTTCTAAGGGCCAAATCGATGACTTGCTCGAGCAAATTCGGGTTCGCGCCGCACAGGACGAACGTGTACTCGTCACGACGCTGACGAAGAAAATGGCAGAAGAGCTAACGGACTTCCTGACAGAAGCTGGAGTGCGTGTCAGGTACCTTCACTCTGACGTTGACACCCTGCGACGCGTTGAGCTTCTTACCGAGCTGAGACAGGGCGTGTATGACGTTCTTGTTGGAATCAATCTACTTCGAGAGGGTCTTGACCTCCCTGAAGTCTCGCTTGTGGCCATCTTGGATGCAGACAAAGAGGGCTTCTTACGTTCAGCAACGTCCTTGATCCAGACCATAGGTCGCGCTGCCCGTAACGTCTCGGGTGAAGTCCATATGTACGCAGACGTGGTTACGAAATCAATGGCCCAAGCTATTGATGAAACCACGCGACGTAGAGAAAAACAGATTGCATACAACGTCCAGAACGGCATCGATCCTCAACCCTTACGCAAGAAGATCGCAGACATCACTGCCATGCTCCAACGTGAAGAGGCTGATACGGCTGAACTTCTTGCGGATAAGGGAAACAAGAAGACCAAATCAGGTGCTTCTAGACCGAGTACCTCAACCTTGCTTACCCCTCGCATTGGTGCTGCTGGAGCGACAGAACTTGAAAACATTATCGGTGATCTGAACGAACAAATGCTTGTTGCAGCAGCAGAATTGAAGTTCGAACTTGCCGCACGATTACGTGATGAATTATCTGAACTGAAACGCGAACTCCGCATTATGAAAGAAGCAGGACATGCCTAAGCCACACAACACGCACTCTCATCTGAGTGTCAAGGGTGCTCGCGTTCACAACCTTCAAAACGTTGACCTCGAGATCCCACGTGACTCACTTGTTGTCTTTACCGGTCTGTCTGGTTCTGGAAAGTCATCTCTTGCCTTCGACACCATCTTTGCTGAAGGTCAACGTCGTTACGTTGAGTCTCTTTCTGCGTATGCTCGTCAGTTCTTGGGCCAGGTCGATCGTCCCGATGTCGATTTCATTGAGGGCCTCTCACCTGCAGTGTCGATTGATCAGAAGTCCACGAACCGTAACCCTCGTTCAACAGTGGGAACGATTACCGAGATCTACGACTACATGCGTTTGCTCTGGGCGCGTATTGGTATTCCGCACTGTCCTGAGTGTGGCGAAGTCATTCAATCGCAGACGGTTCAGCAAATTGCTGATCAACTGATGGATCTGCCGGAAGGCACCCGTTACCAGGTCGTAGCTCCCGTTGTTTCGCAGAAAAAGGGAGAATTCGTTGACCTCTTCACCGAACTCACTGCCTCTGGATACTCACGCGTCATTGTTGACGGTGACGTTATTCAACTTGCAGATGCACCTGCTCTCAAAAAGAGCTTCAAGCACGATATTTCAGTTGTTATCGATCGCCTTGTCGCTGGTCCTGAGCTCCTTTCTCGTCTGACTGACTCTCTAGAAACTGCCCTCAAACTCACCAATGGCACCGTAGATATCAACTACGTTGACCAAGAGGGGGAGAGTGCATGGCAGTCCTTTAGTGAGAAGCTCTCGTGTCCCAATGCGCACCCCATTCAATTAGCTGAAATTGAACCGCGCACCTTCTCTTTCAATTCGCCGTTTGGTGCATGTCCTGTGTGTTCTGGTCTCGGCACCAAAATGTCAGTCGATGAAGAATTATTGATGGGGGACCCGTCACTCTCCATCAATGACGGTGTGATCATTCCTTGGGCAACACAGGGTAAGGGCTTATTCCAGTACTACGAGAAGCTACTTCTTGGTCTTGCAGCAGATTTAGATTTCTCTCTCGATACACCGTGGGAAGAGCTCGACGAAGAAGTTCGTGAAGCTGTGATGAACGGAAACAACTTCAATGTTCGTGTGAAGTGGAAGAACCGTTACGGCCGAGAGGTTCAATACAGTTCAGGCTTCGAGGGTGTTGTTCCTTACATTGAACGCCAGTATCTTCAAGCAGACACCGATGTTCAGCGTGCTCGATGGGCTGAATACCTCCGTGAAGTTCCCTGCGTGGAGTGCTCAGGACAGCGTTTGAAGCCCGAAGTTTTGGCCGTCAAGATCAATGGTTTGTCCATTGCTGACTTGGCCGAGTTGCCGCTATCAGATGCCAGAAGCTTTATGGACAATCTCACGCTGACAGACAGAGATGCCATGATTGCAGCCCAGGTCTTGCGTGAGATTCGTGCACGTTTGAACTTCCTGATTGAGGTTGGCTTAACCTATCTCAATCTTTCCCGAGCAGCAGGATCCCTGTCTGGTGGTGAAGCACAACGTATTCGACTCGCAACCCAGATTGGTTCGGGATTGACAGGCGTTCTCTACGTCCTCGATGAACCCTCTATTGGCCTTCACCAGCGAGACAACCGCCGCCTCATAGATACCCTCATCAAACTCCGAGATCTAGGTAACACCTTGATCGTGGTGGAACACGATGAGGACACCATTCACACGGCCGACTGGATTGTGGACATTGGACCAGGTGCTGGCGTGAACGGTGGCCAGGTCGTCCACTCTGGTGATTATGAGTCTCTGCTCAAGAACACTGCATCAATTACCTCCGATTATGTCTCTGGTCGCACCAAGATCGAGATTCCCAAGAAGCGACGACCAATTGACAAGAACAGAGAAATTACTGTGGTTGGCGCAGAGGCCAATAACCTCAAGAAGGTCACTGCGACCTTCCCTCTGGGAACTCTCACCGCGGTAACAGGTGTTTCTGGATCAGGTAAGTCCTCTTTGGTCAACGACATTCTCTACAAGGTTCTTGCTAACAAGCTCAATGGTGCTCGAACTGTTGCAGGCAAGCACGTGCGAGTTACGGGTCTTGAACACCTGGACAAGGTCATTCACGTCGACCAGAACCCCATTGGTCGTACTCCTCGATCCAATCCGGCAACCTACACAGGTGTCTTTGACAAGATTCGTACTCTGTTCTCAGAAACCACTGAGTCGAAAACTCGTGGTTATCAGCAGGGACGATTTAGCTTCAATGTCAAGGGTGGGCGTTGTGAAGCATGTTCTGGTGACGGAACGCTCAAGATTGAGATGAACTTCCTCCCTGACGTGTATGTGGATTGTGAAGTGTGTCACGGAAAGCGCTACAACCGAGAGACCCTGCAAGTTCGTTACAAAGGCAAGAACATTTCAGAAGTTCTAGATATGCCTATTGCTGAAGCTGCTGAATTTTTTGAACCCATTAGTTCAATTCACCGATTCCTCAAGACCCTCGTGGACGTTGGTCTCGGCTACGTTCGCCTTGGTCAAAGTGCCACCACTCTCTCTGGCGGTGAGGCACAACGCGTCAAGCTTGCGACCGAACTGCAGAAACGAAGCAACGGTAGAAGCATCTATGTACTTGATGAGCCCACCACGGGTCTTCACTTCGAAGATGTCCGCAAGCTCCTGCTAGTGCTGAATTCACTCGTGGATAAAGGCAACACAGTGATTGTGATTGAGCACAATCTTGATGTGATCAAGAGTGCAGACTGGCTGATTGACTTAGGCCCTGAGGGTGGTGCTGGCGGTGGCGAAATCATTGCTGTGGGTACTCCAGAACAGGTGGCAAAGAGCACACAGAGCCACACAGCAACTTTCTTACGTGAGATCATCGCGACGTAGTTATGGCAGAGACTGTCCCTTATCGTCCCAAAACGGGAGATATTCCGACGAATCCCGGTGTCTATAGATTCCGTGATGAGTCAGGGCGCATTCTCTATGTCGGCAAAGCAAAGAACCTTCGTGCACGACTGACGAGTTATTTTGCTCCACTGAACACACTTCATGAGCGCACGAGGCGAATGGTGACCTCTGCTGCCAGCGTTGAGTGGATCATCGTGGGGACTGAGTTCGAAGCTCTCCAGCTCGAATTCACATGGATCAAAGAATTCGATCCGCCTTTCAATATCCAATTCAGGGACGATAAGAGCTATCCCTATCTCGCCATCACGCTGGGGGAGAAGATCCCTCGTGTCATGGTGACCCGCACGCGCAAGATTGAGAACGCTCGATACTTTGGCCCGTATACAAAAACCTGGGCTATCAGAGAGACGCTAGATCTGATTCTCCCTGTATTTCCTGTACGGACGTGTTCAGAAGGTGTTTACAACAAGGCAGAACGGGCTAAACGTCCATGCTTGTTAGGTGACATCGGGCGATGTGCTGCACCATGTGCAGGTCGCGTTACTCCTGAAGAACATCGTTCCATTGCACTTGATCTCGCAACGTTCATGACAGGCAAGAATGATGGTCACATCAAGAGCTTGAAAGAGAAGATGGCTCAGGCTTCTGCCGAGCAGGATTACGAAACCGCCGCCAAATATCGAGACAACATACAAGCCCTCGAAACAGTGGCTTCGAAGAGTGCCGTTGTACTTCGAGATGAAGTAGATACTGACATATTTGGCATTGCCAGTGATGAGCTCTCAGCCGCTGTTCAAATGTTCATCGTGCGCGAAGGTCGTATTCGAGGCGTTCATTCCTGGAACGTAGATACAGAACTTGACGTGTCAGTCAGTGAGCTTGTCGATAATATGCTTCGAACAGCATATGACTCCGAGGAGATTCCTCCCAAAGAAATTATTGTCCCTGAGATTCCAGAAGACTCCGTGGCCCTTTCTTCTTGGCTCACTGAGATTCGTCGCGAACGACTATCTGATGACCGCGCAGCAACAGTAAAACTTAAGGTTGCTCAGCGCGGAGATCTCGCAGCGTTGGCAAGTACGGTCAAACACAATGCGCAACAAGCCCTTGTTCTTTACAAGACCAAACGTCGTTCAGATTACGTCACGAGGACAAAAGCACTGAGTGATATTCAAGAAGCTCTTGGGCTTCCCGAATCACCGTTGCGCATTGAATGTTTCGATGTGTCACACCTTGGCGGAACAAAGATTGTCGCTTCCATGGTTGTGTTCGAAGACGGACTTGCCAAGAAGAGTGACTATCGAAAATTCAGCATCGCTCAAGCACGTGATGATACAGACGCGATGAATCAGGTCCTTGCACGTCGTGCTGCTTATCTCACGGGGCTAGAAGAAGATTCTGAGAAGAAAGCCTCGAGTTTCTCATACCCGCCAGGGCTATTCGTCGTGGATGGTGCGCTTCCGCAAGTCAACGCCGCAGCGCAGGCACTGAAAGATGCTGGTTTGAGCCATATTCCAGTTGTAGGTTTGGCAAAAAGACTGGAAGAACTCTGGATGCCGGGAGAGAAGTTTCCCGTCAT of the Aurantimicrobium photophilum genome contains:
- the rpsA gene encoding 30S ribosomal protein S1 yields the protein MTLVAKKAAAQVAINDIGSAEDFLAAVEKTLKFFNDGDLIEGTVVKVDRDEVLLDVGYKTEGVIPSRELSIKHDIDPSEVVKVGDTVEALVLQKEDKEGRLILSKKRAQYERAWGDVEKIKDADGIVTGSVIEVVKGGLIVDIGLRGFLPASLIELRRVRDLTPYLGQDIEAKILELDKNRNNVVLSRRALLEQTQSESRSTFLVNLQKGQIRKGVVSSIVNFGAFVDLGGVDGLVHVSELSWKHIEHASEVVEVGQEVTVEILEVDMDRERVSLSLKATQEDPWQVFARTHAIGQVAPGKVTKLVPFGAFVRVADGIEGLVHISELSGKHVELAEQVVSVGDDVFVKVIDIDLERRRISLSLKQANEGVDPEGTEFDPALYGMLTEYDESGNYKYPEGFDPETNEWREGFDTAREKWELDYAAAQARWEQHKIQVKAANEAEANIPDAPAAAASESTSFSSEAASAGTLADDESLAALREKLAGN
- the coaE gene encoding dephospho-CoA kinase, translating into MKLIGLTGGIGSGKSTIARRLANHGAVIIDADQVARDVVEPGQPALEAIFDALGHDLRQPDGSLNRSALGSIVFTDKSKLEVLNSIVHPAVKARTLSLFAQAPEGSVVVYDVPLLVEASVDYPFEEIIVASAPESVRIERLMEHRGMTEAEAASRIESQAPEEDRLKIANHVIDTSGDISHTYAQVDALWTQLKNVD
- the uvrB gene encoding excinuclease ABC subunit UvrB; the encoded protein is MDPRRSEKPFKVVSEYSPSGDQPTAIAELAGRINAGETDVVLLGATGTGKSATTAWLVEAVQRPTLILAHNKTLAAQLATEFRELLPNNAVEYFVSYYDYYQPEAYVPQTDTFIEKDSSINAEVERLRHSTTNSLLTRRDVVVVSTVSCIYGLGAPQEYLEAMITLSVGERIPREAILRQFVSMQYSRNDIDFSRGNFRVRGDTIEIIPMYEELAVRIEMFGDEIEALYSLHPLTGDVVEKLDMVSVFPASHYVASEEIMKKAIFTIREEMEERVAEFEKQGKLLEAQRLRMRTTFDLEMMQQIGFCSGIENYSRHIDVREPGEAPQCLLDYFPDDFLCVIDESHVTVPQIGAMHEGDASRKRTLVEHGFRLPSAMDNRPLRFDEFKERVGQTVYLSATPGKYEMGIADGVVEQIIRPTGLVDPQIVIKPSKGQIDDLLEQIRVRAAQDERVLVTTLTKKMAEELTDFLTEAGVRVRYLHSDVDTLRRVELLTELRQGVYDVLVGINLLREGLDLPEVSLVAILDADKEGFLRSATSLIQTIGRAARNVSGEVHMYADVVTKSMAQAIDETTRRREKQIAYNVQNGIDPQPLRKKIADITAMLQREEADTAELLADKGNKKTKSGASRPSTSTLLTPRIGAAGATELENIIGDLNEQMLVAAAELKFELAARLRDELSELKRELRIMKEAGHA